From Pseudothermotoga thermarum DSM 5069, a single genomic window includes:
- a CDS encoding branched-chain amino acid ABC transporter permease produces the protein MLGQLILTGILIGSVYSLVAVGLTLVWGLMDIINFAHGDFMMISMYVVFWLYSLFNLDPLVSLPVAAGVAALLGLVTYQFVIKRVLNAPGLMPLLATFGLSLFIRNLAQFLWSPNYRFVSQSLVSDKRFFVGSLVIGLPQLVAALGSVTMTLLIALFIKKTKTGKAIQATAQSRDIAELMGVNTQRIYAITFALSGVCVGVAGTFLSNIFPVYPESGAMYGLLAFVIVALGGFGNIWGAFYAGLLIGLTETLGGFYLGTQFKYALAFLIYLLVLQFRPKGLFGW, from the coding sequence ATGCTAGGACAACTGATTCTCACAGGTATCTTGATAGGATCAGTGTATTCTTTGGTTGCAGTTGGTCTTACTCTCGTATGGGGATTGATGGATATAATCAACTTCGCTCACGGCGACTTTATGATGATATCAATGTACGTAGTTTTTTGGCTTTACAGTCTTTTTAATCTCGACCCTCTCGTTTCTTTACCTGTGGCAGCCGGTGTGGCAGCATTGCTTGGACTAGTAACCTATCAGTTCGTGATCAAACGGGTTCTCAATGCTCCTGGTTTGATGCCGTTGCTCGCAACTTTTGGTTTAAGTCTGTTCATTAGGAATCTTGCACAGTTCCTATGGAGCCCGAACTATCGTTTTGTTAGTCAGTCCTTAGTGAGTGACAAGAGATTTTTTGTCGGTAGCCTCGTAATAGGTCTGCCCCAACTGGTAGCTGCACTTGGAAGTGTCACTATGACGTTACTAATTGCTTTGTTCATTAAAAAAACCAAAACAGGAAAAGCTATTCAAGCTACTGCTCAGAGTAGGGATATAGCCGAATTGATGGGTGTTAATACCCAAAGAATATACGCCATAACTTTTGCTTTATCCGGCGTTTGCGTCGGTGTTGCAGGCACATTTCTCTCGAATATCTTTCCTGTTTACCCGGAATCAGGTGCCATGTATGGGTTGCTGGCATTCGTTATTGTAGCGTTGGGTGGTTTTGGAAACATCTGGGGTGCCTTCTATGCAGGATTATTGATAGGATTAACCGAGACTCTCGGCGGATTCTACTTAGGAACACAGTTCAAATATGCTCTTGCTTTCTTAATATATCTACTTGTTTTGCAGTTCAGACCTAAGGGTCTATTTGGATGGTGA
- a CDS encoding branched-chain amino acid ABC transporter permease, which translates to MQKFRLLMILMILLFILPLIVREVHFQHTMIMLVLFAGLGEAWNIITGFGGQTSFGHAAFFGIGAYTSTVLFHKFGISPWVGMLLGAVAATVVAVLVSYPCFRLKGHYFAIATLAVAEIIKQLFISWDYVEGATGISIPVVKDSFVAMQFHQSKIPYFVIAYLLFLISTIVAIVIEQNKMGYYLKALRESHEAAEALGINTTNYKLSAMAISAALTAVMGTVYAQYILYIDPFMVFGLDISMKIVLLTVLGGIGNIYGPIIGASILIPLSEYTRVSLGGTGKGIDLMIYGVLIVLIVCFEPKGIIGIVRTFRRRSVSYGKTAA; encoded by the coding sequence ATGCAAAAATTCAGGCTACTTATGATTCTCATGATTTTGCTTTTCATACTTCCGCTTATTGTCAGAGAAGTTCATTTCCAACATACGATGATAATGCTTGTACTCTTCGCTGGGCTTGGCGAAGCCTGGAACATCATAACAGGTTTTGGAGGCCAGACCTCCTTCGGACATGCAGCGTTTTTTGGTATAGGAGCGTATACATCGACTGTTTTATTCCACAAATTCGGTATTTCTCCGTGGGTTGGAATGCTTCTAGGGGCTGTTGCAGCGACTGTAGTAGCTGTTCTTGTGAGTTATCCTTGTTTTAGGCTAAAAGGGCATTATTTTGCAATAGCAACGCTAGCGGTTGCAGAGATCATCAAGCAATTGTTCATCAGCTGGGATTATGTTGAAGGCGCTACAGGAATATCTATTCCCGTTGTAAAGGATAGTTTCGTTGCTATGCAATTTCATCAATCAAAGATCCCATACTTCGTAATAGCTTATCTTTTATTCCTTATTTCTACAATCGTTGCAATCGTAATTGAGCAAAACAAGATGGGATATTATTTGAAAGCTCTTAGAGAAAGCCATGAAGCAGCTGAGGCGCTTGGTATAAATACCACCAATTATAAACTTTCAGCAATGGCAATAAGCGCAGCATTAACTGCTGTCATGGGAACAGTCTATGCTCAGTATATCCTGTACATCGACCCTTTTATGGTTTTTGGACTTGATATTTCGATGAAAATAGTACTTTTAACTGTCCTTGGTGGAATTGGAAATATATATGGTCCGATAATCGGTGCCAGTATATTGATACCACTTTCTGAGTATACTCGTGTAAGCTTGGGAGGCACAGGAAAAGGTATAGACTTGATGATTTACGGTGTACTGATAGTGCTTATCGTATGTTTTGAACCAAAGGGAATAATAGGAATCGTTAGGACTTTTAGAAGAAGGAGTGTCAGCTATGGCAAGACCGCTGCTTGA
- a CDS encoding ABC transporter ATP-binding protein, translating into MARPLLEVNGITMKFGSLVANDNVSFVVNEGEIVSLIGPNGAGKTTLFNCISGFYKPFSGKVLFDGKDITGKKPHQIAKIGLTRTFQIVKPLLDMTVFDNVLTGAFLRAKTRKEAEKIANEVLELTHLYDKRFMLAANLTIADKKRLEIARVLATQPRMIMLDEAMAGLNQTEIKEAVELCLKLNQQGITLLIVEHIMEAIMPISNRIVVLNAGKKIAEGSPEEIANNEEVIKAYLGERYHAKSKESNRRV; encoded by the coding sequence ATGGCAAGACCGCTGCTTGAAGTAAATGGTATCACGATGAAATTCGGAAGCCTTGTCGCAAACGACAACGTTTCCTTTGTAGTTAACGAAGGAGAAATAGTCAGTTTAATCGGTCCAAACGGTGCAGGAAAGACCACACTTTTTAACTGTATAAGTGGTTTTTACAAGCCTTTTTCTGGAAAAGTGTTGTTTGATGGCAAGGATATCACAGGTAAAAAACCACATCAAATAGCAAAGATTGGTTTGACAAGGACCTTTCAAATAGTCAAACCACTTCTTGATATGACGGTTTTCGATAATGTGCTTACTGGTGCTTTTTTGAGAGCAAAGACCAGAAAAGAGGCAGAAAAAATAGCAAACGAAGTTCTCGAATTAACGCACCTTTACGATAAAAGATTTATGCTTGCGGCAAACCTAACGATAGCCGATAAAAAGAGGTTGGAAATAGCGCGCGTCTTGGCAACACAACCACGAATGATAATGCTCGACGAAGCTATGGCAGGTTTGAACCAAACGGAGATAAAAGAAGCTGTGGAACTGTGTCTTAAGCTCAATCAACAAGGAATCACATTGCTTATCGTAGAACACATCATGGAAGCGATTATGCCTATTTCAAACAGAATAGTTGTCCTTAATGCTGGTAAAAAGATAGCAGAAGGTTCTCCAGAGGAAATTGCAAACAACGAAGAGGTTATAAAAGCCTACTTGGGGGAGAGATACCATGCTAAGAGTAAAGAATCTAACCGTCGGGTATAA
- a CDS encoding ABC transporter ATP-binding protein: MLRVKNLTVGYNSVPVVFDVSIEVKEGEFVAIIGSNGAGKSTILKTIAGLLKPMSGEIEFLGKKIHTLPAHEIVKLGIAMVPEGRHVFGKMSVLDNLLMGAYTIKDKERIKQNIEKMFEIFPILKERQNQKAETLSGGEQQMLAIARALMAEPKLLLVDEMSLGLMPLMVEKVFDIMIKVKSTGISILMVEQRVQESLEIADRAYVLQTGRIVAEGEARKLLESDLIKRAYLGM; encoded by the coding sequence ATGCTAAGAGTAAAGAATCTAACCGTCGGGTATAACAGCGTACCAGTTGTTTTTGATGTTTCAATTGAGGTTAAAGAAGGCGAATTTGTTGCAATCATAGGCTCAAATGGTGCTGGAAAATCAACCATTTTGAAAACAATAGCGGGTTTGTTAAAACCGATGTCAGGTGAAATTGAATTTTTGGGCAAGAAGATACACACTCTTCCAGCACATGAAATAGTCAAGCTTGGTATCGCTATGGTCCCAGAAGGAAGACATGTTTTCGGAAAAATGAGTGTGTTGGACAATCTCCTCATGGGAGCTTACACGATAAAAGATAAAGAGAGAATAAAGCAAAATATTGAAAAAATGTTTGAGATTTTTCCAATCCTCAAAGAAAGACAAAATCAAAAGGCTGAGACACTTTCCGGTGGAGAGCAACAAATGCTTGCCATCGCTCGTGCTTTGATGGCTGAACCAAAACTTTTGCTCGTAGATGAAATGTCTCTTGGCTTGATGCCCTTGATGGTTGAAAAAGTTTTTGACATCATGATAAAGGTCAAGAGTACAGGGATATCTATTCTTATGGTTGAGCAAAGAGTTCAAGAATCGCTTGAAATAGCAGATAGAGCCTATGTTCTTCAAACAGGTAGAATTGTAGCAGAAGGAGAAGCAAGAAAACTGTTGGAAAGCGATTTGATAAAACGAGCTTATTTGGGAATGTAG
- the gndA gene encoding NADP-dependent phosphogluconate dehydrogenase encodes MKAQIGVVGLAVMGQNLALNIARKGYIVAVYNRTSERTKNFVEQRVKGEKIVAAYDLKSFVESLERPRKIILMVKAGSPVDEMIDELLPYLQEGDLLIDAGNSHYEDTNRRLERLSKMGILFLGTGVSGGEYGALHGPSIMPGGTKEAYKLVEEIFLKIAAKTEDGPCCTYVGDYSAGHFVKMVHNGIEYAIMQAIAEVYDIMRKVLGLQPKEIGEIFKKWNEGELSSFLVEITYKIMEKIDEETGKPMVDVILDKAEQKGTGKWTVEAALDLGVPTPSLNLAVVARVLSHFKQQRMELSKLYWQKPIVKADKNLIEYLEKALSLAMFLAYSQGLWLISEASKAFNYGVNLLEILRIWKGGCIIRAKMIDFLREILKENPSNVNLLESQKTVEYLKPRIEPTLKVCQIAREAQIPTPVLNSSLDYLFSMKEANLPANLIQAQRDFFGAHTFERIDKPGIYHIEWQPLE; translated from the coding sequence TTGAAAGCACAAATTGGGGTCGTAGGTTTAGCCGTTATGGGACAAAATCTTGCTCTAAACATTGCTAGGAAAGGTTATATTGTAGCAGTTTATAACAGAACTTCGGAAAGAACAAAAAACTTTGTAGAACAAAGAGTCAAAGGTGAGAAAATTGTTGCTGCATATGATCTAAAGAGCTTTGTGGAATCGTTAGAAAGACCAAGGAAAATTATTTTGATGGTTAAAGCCGGTTCTCCTGTTGATGAAATGATCGATGAACTTTTACCTTATCTTCAAGAGGGAGATCTTTTGATCGATGCTGGAAATTCTCATTACGAAGATACGAACAGAAGACTTGAAAGACTCTCAAAGATGGGAATATTGTTCCTTGGAACAGGAGTATCAGGTGGAGAATACGGAGCTTTGCATGGTCCATCCATAATGCCAGGAGGAACAAAAGAAGCTTACAAATTGGTTGAAGAAATTTTTTTGAAAATTGCTGCAAAGACGGAAGATGGTCCATGCTGCACGTACGTCGGAGATTATTCAGCAGGTCATTTTGTTAAAATGGTTCACAATGGCATTGAGTACGCAATAATGCAAGCCATAGCAGAAGTTTACGATATCATGAGAAAAGTGCTTGGCTTGCAACCAAAGGAAATAGGAGAGATTTTCAAAAAGTGGAATGAAGGCGAACTGTCATCGTTCCTTGTCGAAATAACCTACAAGATAATGGAGAAAATCGATGAAGAAACAGGAAAACCAATGGTTGATGTGATACTCGATAAAGCAGAACAAAAAGGCACTGGAAAATGGACGGTTGAAGCTGCTTTGGATTTAGGAGTACCAACTCCTTCTTTAAACCTTGCAGTTGTTGCAAGGGTTCTTTCACACTTCAAACAACAAAGAATGGAATTGTCAAAGCTCTATTGGCAAAAGCCAATTGTTAAAGCAGATAAGAATTTGATCGAATATCTTGAAAAAGCTTTGAGCCTGGCAATGTTTCTTGCATACTCACAAGGGCTTTGGTTGATAAGCGAAGCTTCAAAAGCTTTCAACTATGGAGTAAACCTGCTGGAAATTCTTAGAATTTGGAAAGGCGGTTGCATAATCAGAGCAAAAATGATTGATTTTTTGAGAGAAATATTGAAAGAGAATCCTTCCAACGTGAACTTGCTTGAAAGCCAAAAAACGGTGGAATATCTAAAGCCAAGGATTGAACCTACGTTGAAGGTTTGCCAAATCGCAAGGGAAGCTCAAATACCAACACCCGTTTTGAATTCTTCTCTTGATTATTTGTTCTCGATGAAAGAAGCAAACTTACCGGCAAATCTGATTCAAGCTCAAAGAGACTTCTTCGGTGCCCACACATTCGAAAGAATTGATAAACCTGGTATCTACCATATAGAATGGCAACCTCTTGAATAA